Genomic DNA from Gemmatimonadota bacterium:
GGTGGCGGCGCTTCTCGTCTTTGCGTTGGGCTATGGCTTCACGTACTGGGCGGTCTACTCCAACCCATTCTTCGCGAGCTTCGTACGGATCCAGGAGGATCGCGATCACTCGGTCGTCTCCTCGGGGCCCTATGCTCTGATTCGGCATCCCGGTTACGCGGGCCTGCTGCTCGCCCACCTGGCCCTTCCATTCGCGCTCACGTCCATCTGGGCTTTGCTGCCTGCGGCCGTAGCCACGGTTCTCTTCGTCGCGCGAACATCACGCGAAGATCGAACGCTTCGAGACCGGCTCGCCGGCTATCGCGAGTATCAGACCCGGGTTCGTTGGCGCCTAGTGCCAGGGGTTTGGTAGCCGTACGCCTGCGGCCTAACAAGGCGCTGCAGCTGACGAGCGCTGGCGGCGGCGTCTTGGGGCAATGCCGCCCAGAGCTCGCTTCGCTCGCAGGTCGGCTGTGCCATCTGGCGGCGGGGCCGGGTGAGCTACCGTATCCGGTCAGCGGCGCTCGCAGCTGAGCGCCGATCCGTTATGCGGCGACGGCCACGTTCTTGCGGTTTTTCCTTCTGCGCTGGCTCGTGCCATCAGCTGCTCGCGAAGCGGTGTGCGTGGGTTGGCCTCTGCGCTGGCTCGGGTGCGCAGTGCAGTCGCCGGGGTCCCTTTGGTCTCCGCGCTGGGGCCGCCCTGCTGTACGGGGCCCCGGGGTCCCGCTGCGAACCGCGCTGGGGCGCGAGGTGCGCCGCGCCCGTGCCCGGCGGGGCACGTCCTCACGCCCAGTTCGCGCCGCATAACAAGGCGTTGCAGCTGACCGCCGGCGGGCCAGGGGTGCGGCGGCCTC
This window encodes:
- a CDS encoding isoprenylcysteine carboxylmethyltransferase family protein, yielding MDRGDVVLATLGFLALYPGTFVVAGLDAVRFGPALPMAQSVQVAALLVFALGYGFTYWAVYSNPFFASFVRIQEDRDHSVVSSGPYALIRHPGYAGLLLAHLALPFALTSIWALLPAAVATVLFVARTSREDRTLRDRLAGYREYQTRVRWRLVPGVW